AAAATATGTTAAAAAAATTAAAAGTATATGCAGGTTCAGATCACCCACATACTGCGCAAATTAAAGGATAAGACTAATGGCTAAAGTTTATGCAACAGGAAGAAGAAAAACATCTATATCTAAAGTATGGTTAGAAGTTGGTACTGGAGAATTAACAATCAATGGTCAGTCTTTAGACGCATGGTTAGGTGGACACGAAGCAATTAAAAAAAGAGTTATGCAACCATTAGAAGTAACTAAACAAGAAACTTCTGTAAATATCGTTGTTAAAACTCTTGGTGGAGGTTACTCTGCTCAAGCTGATGCTGTTAGACATGGTATTTCTAGAGCTTTAGTAGCTTATGATGAGCACTTTAGAGCTGTGTTAAAACCTTATGGTTTATTAACAAGAGATGCTAGATCAGTTGAAAGAAAAAAATACGGAAGAAGAAAAGCAAGAAAAAGCGGTCAATTCTCAAAAAGATAGATTCAATTTTTCAAAGATTTTATATCTTTGTATTTTCAAAAAGGAAGCAATATTTATTGCTTCCTTTTTTTATGCAATTTTATATAAAAAAACTATACAATACCCAATGAAATTCTTAACAATACTCTTTATTATCTTTACATATATACAAGCTAGTACCTTAAACTTATCAATGAGTTCAAGTCCAAGTAGATTAAATCCTATTCTAGCTAATGATTCAGCAAGTTCTGAAATTGCAGATTGGCTTTTTAATGGATTATTTAAATATGATAAAAATGGTAACCCTACAGTTGATTTAGCCTCATCATATACTTTTGAAACAAAAACAAAATTACTTATAAAATTAAAAAGAAATGTAAAATGGCATGATGGAGTAGAATTTACTGCAAAAGATGTTGTTTTTACATACAAAAAAATAATTGATCCTAAAGTCTTTAACTCAATCAAATCTAACTATAAAGAAGTACAAAGCGTAAAAGCACTTGATGATTATACTATTGAAGTTATTTACAAAAAAGCATATTTTAAAGCACTTGAAATATGGATGGTTGGAATTTTGCCTTATCATATATTAAAAGATGACAAAAATTTAATGACAAGCTCTTTTAATAAAAATCCAATTGGAACAGGTTCTTATGTTTTAAATAGTTTTAAAGTAGGACAAGACATAAAATTAATAGCAAATGATAACTATTTTCAAGGTCGACCTAAAATTGATGAGATACTATATAAATTTATACCAGATTCAAATACATCTTTCTTATTTTTAAAACAAAAAAGACTTGATTTAGCAGGATTAACTCCACTTCAAATCGATAGACAAATAGATGAAAAATTCAAAGAATCATTTGAAATTATTGAAAAACCTAGTTTTTCATACTCTTATGTAGGATTAAATCTAAAAAATGAAAAGTTTAAAGATATTAGAGTTAGACAAGCATTATCACTAGCTATTAATAGACAAGAATTAGTTGATATTTTATTTTTCGGACATGGGAAAGTATGTAATGGTCCATTTTTACCAGGAAGTTTTGCTTATAATGATGAAGTAAAACAAATAACACAAAATATACCAAAAGCTAAAAAACTATTAAAAGAATTAGGCTATGATAAAAATAATCCCTTTACTTTTGAGATTATTACAAATACAGGAAATGATACAAGAATAAATGCAGCTCAAATACTACAATATCAATTAGCAAAAGCAGATATTCATATGAAAATAAGAGTAATGGAATGGCAGGCATATTTAAATACCATTGTTCATCCAAGAAAGTACGAAGCGATACTATTAGGTTGGTCTTTATCTTTAATGCCTGATGCTTATCCTTTATGGCACTCAAAATCAGATAAAATCGGAAGTTTTAATCTTGTTGGATATTCAAATCCAGAAGTTGATAAGCTAATAGAAAAAGGCTCAACAACAGTTGATAGAAAAGAATTAAGCAATATATATAAAGATATATTCAAAAAAATCACAGATGATATTCCATATTTATTTCTTTATATACCAAACTCTATAACAGTTGTAAATAAAGATATACAAAATATCAAACCTTCTTTTATAGGAATTACCTATAATCAAAAAGATTGGATAAAACCATAATTTTAAAATTACAAAAGGAAATACTTGAAAAAAAATATTATATTATTTGATTTAGATGGAACATTAATAGACTCAACAGATGCAATTTTATCTACATTCTACCACTCTTTTAAAGAGATGGAATATAACTTTACAGGATCACAAGAAGATATAAAAGCACTTATTGGTTATCCTCTTGATATTATGTATGAGAATCTAGGAATTCCAAAAGAAAGAGTTTGGGATTTTGTAAGTTCATATAAACATAGATATAGAAAAATTTCTACAATAAAAACTACTCTACTTCCAAATGCTCTAGAAGCTGTAAAATTAGCCGCTAGTTTTGCACGTGTTTCTGTAGTTACAACTAAAACTAGACTATACACTATTCCATTATTAAAACATTTTGAAATGCTAGAATATTTTGAAATTGTTACAGGACGTGAAAATGTTGAAAACCCAAAACCGCACCCTGAACCAATATTAACTACTTTAGAAAAAATGAATTACAATAATAATGAATATAAAGTTTGGATGATAGGAGATACAAAACTTGATTTAATAGCAGCAAAAGATGCAAAAGTTAATTCAATTGGCGTTCTTTGTGGTTATGGGGAAAAAGAAGAATTATCTACATACACAAACTTTATTCAAAACAATGCACTAGAAGCAGTTAAGTTTATAAAAGAAGTGTAAAACTAATTTTAAGGAGCCTCTATGTTAGAAATCAGATGGCATAGTAAAACAGGTCAAGGAGCAGTTACAGCAGCAAAAAGCTTAGCTACTGTACTTGCTAAAACTGGTAAACAAGTACAATCATTCGCTTATTATACTTCTGCCAAAAGAGGTTCTTCTATGACTGCTTATAATAGAATTGATGATAAAACAATTTCAAATCACGAGAAGTATATGGAACCTGATTATGTATTTGTACTTGACACTAATTTAATATACACAGATGATATAACAGCAAATTGTACAAATAAAACTAAATATATTATTACAAGCTCTATTAGTAAAGAAAAACTAATTACAAATATCCCAAAACTTCAAAGTATTCAAGAACGTGTATTTGTATTAGATTGTTTCCAAATAGCAAAAGATACTATTGGTAAAAAAATTCCTAGTACCCCAATGCTTGGTGCTTTTATAAAAGTAAGTAAAATAAGTGAAATAGAGTATTTTAAAAATACTATGAAAAGCGTATTAAAATCTTTACCAAAAAATCTTATTGATGCAAATATACTAGCAATCCAACGTGCTTTTGATGAAGTTGAATAAATGATGATTAAATCTTTTTCAAAAATGATATTTACTCTTTTAATATCTAGTATAGGTTCTGTACTTTTTATTTATTTATCTCTACCTTTGCCTTGGCTTTTGGGTGCTATATTTGCTTCATCAATTCTAATGAGATTTGATAATCTTCCTACAAAAACTCCAAAACCATTTTCATCACCTGCTAGGATTTTGATAGGACTTACAATCGGTGGAGCTTTTACACCCGAAATACTACAGTTTATTGATGTATATATTTTTAGTTTAATACTTGTTATTCCTTTTACAATTATCACTATTATTTGTGGAATGTATTATTATCAAAAAGTTCTAAACTTTGATAAAAAAACCTCATTTTTAAGTTCAATGCCAGGTGGTGTTATAGAAATGGTAATAATAGGAGAAGAGATAAAAGCAGATATATCCAAAATCACTTTGGTACAATCTTCAAGACTCTTATTTATAGTCATAAGCTTACCTTTTATAATCCAATATATTTTTAATATTGATATTAGTGGAAATAAAGTTTTAACAACCCCAATTGCAAATGTAAATATAAGCGAATTAGCTATTTTGATAATAATAGGATATATAGGTGCAATAAGTGCAAAAAAACTTCATATATCAGCAGCATATCTAATAGGACCTATGATATTAAGTATTTTAATTCATGCTAGTGGATATATGCATACTACTATTCCTGATGAATTATTAAAATTTGTACAAGTAGTATTTGGAACGATTATTGGCTTTACTTTTAAAGGTGTCAAACTAGAAACCATAATAAAAACACTAATAGCAACACTAGGACATTTTGTAATTCTTGCAATAATTTCAAGCACATTTATCACTATTGTATACTTTAGTTTTGATTTTCCTTTACTTTCAATTTTATTAGCTTTTTCACCTGGTGGACAAGCAGAAATAAATCTAATTGCAATACTAGTTGCTGCAAATATTCCTTATATCACTTTACATCATATTGTAAGACTTTTTATTGTTATGAATATAGCACCAATTTTTGCAAAAAGATTGTGATTGAAATCTATTTTATTTCACTAAGTTGGAAAGATAAATCATTTATAATTTCTTCAAAAGCCTTATTTGTAGATAAAACAAAACCATAAGGATTATTTTTTTGTGAAAGAATTCTTTTATTATAAGTAAAAGTTTTTACTAATTT
This genomic interval from Poseidonibacter antarcticus contains the following:
- a CDS encoding peptide-binding protein, whose amino-acid sequence is MKFLTILFIIFTYIQASTLNLSMSSSPSRLNPILANDSASSEIADWLFNGLFKYDKNGNPTVDLASSYTFETKTKLLIKLKRNVKWHDGVEFTAKDVVFTYKKIIDPKVFNSIKSNYKEVQSVKALDDYTIEVIYKKAYFKALEIWMVGILPYHILKDDKNLMTSSFNKNPIGTGSYVLNSFKVGQDIKLIANDNYFQGRPKIDEILYKFIPDSNTSFLFLKQKRLDLAGLTPLQIDRQIDEKFKESFEIIEKPSFSYSYVGLNLKNEKFKDIRVRQALSLAINRQELVDILFFGHGKVCNGPFLPGSFAYNDEVKQITQNIPKAKKLLKELGYDKNNPFTFEIITNTGNDTRINAAQILQYQLAKADIHMKIRVMEWQAYLNTIVHPRKYEAILLGWSLSLMPDAYPLWHSKSDKIGSFNLVGYSNPEVDKLIEKGSTTVDRKELSNIYKDIFKKITDDIPYLFLYIPNSITVVNKDIQNIKPSFIGITYNQKDWIKP
- a CDS encoding HAD family hydrolase, with translation MKKNIILFDLDGTLIDSTDAILSTFYHSFKEMEYNFTGSQEDIKALIGYPLDIMYENLGIPKERVWDFVSSYKHRYRKISTIKTTLLPNALEAVKLAASFARVSVVTTKTRLYTIPLLKHFEMLEYFEIVTGRENVENPKPHPEPILTTLEKMNYNNNEYKVWMIGDTKLDLIAAKDAKVNSIGVLCGYGEKEELSTYTNFIQNNALEAVKFIKEV
- a CDS encoding pyruvate flavodoxin oxidoreductase subunit gamma, whose amino-acid sequence is MLEIRWHSKTGQGAVTAAKSLATVLAKTGKQVQSFAYYTSAKRGSSMTAYNRIDDKTISNHEKYMEPDYVFVLDTNLIYTDDITANCTNKTKYIITSSISKEKLITNIPKLQSIQERVFVLDCFQIAKDTIGKKIPSTPMLGAFIKVSKISEIEYFKNTMKSVLKSLPKNLIDANILAIQRAFDEVE
- the rpsI gene encoding 30S ribosomal protein S9; protein product: MAKVYATGRRKTSISKVWLEVGTGELTINGQSLDAWLGGHEAIKKRVMQPLEVTKQETSVNIVVKTLGGGYSAQADAVRHGISRALVAYDEHFRAVLKPYGLLTRDARSVERKKYGRRKARKSGQFSKR
- a CDS encoding AbrB family transcriptional regulator, encoding MMIKSFSKMIFTLLISSIGSVLFIYLSLPLPWLLGAIFASSILMRFDNLPTKTPKPFSSPARILIGLTIGGAFTPEILQFIDVYIFSLILVIPFTIITIICGMYYYQKVLNFDKKTSFLSSMPGGVIEMVIIGEEIKADISKITLVQSSRLLFIVISLPFIIQYIFNIDISGNKVLTTPIANVNISELAILIIIGYIGAISAKKLHISAAYLIGPMILSILIHASGYMHTTIPDELLKFVQVVFGTIIGFTFKGVKLETIIKTLIATLGHFVILAIISSTFITIVYFSFDFPLLSILLAFSPGGQAEINLIAILVAANIPYITLHHIVRLFIVMNIAPIFAKRL